One segment of Physeter macrocephalus isolate SW-GA chromosome 3, ASM283717v5, whole genome shotgun sequence DNA contains the following:
- the MATN1 gene encoding cartilage matrix protein: MRVLCGPCLVLCGLLLLQVPRIPGLASLSTGHLCRTRPIDLVFVVDSSRSVRPVEFEKVKVFLSQVIESLDVGPNATRVGVVNYASSVKQEFPLRAHGSKATLLQAVRRIQPLSTGTMTGLAIQFAITKALSDAEGGRPSSPDISKVVIVVTDGRPQDSVRDVSARARASGIELFAIGVGRVDKATLQQIASEPQDEHVDYVESYSVIEKLSKKFQEAFCLVSDLCATGDHDCEQVCLSSPGSYTCACREGFTLNSDGKTCNVCSGGGGSSATDLVFLIDGSKSVRPENFELVKKFINQIVDTLDVSDKLAQVGLVQYSSSVRQEFPLGRFHTKKDIKAAVRNMSYMEKGTMTGAALKYLIDNSFSVSSGARPGAQKVGIVFTDGRSQDYINDAAKKAKDLGFKMFAVGVGNAVEDELREIASEPVAEHYFYTADFKTINQIGKKLQKKICVEEDLCACESIVKFQIKVEGLLQALTRKLEAVSKRLAILENRIV, translated from the exons GGCACCTCTGCCGGACCCGGCCCATAGACCTGGTGTTCGTCGTCGACAGCTCACGCAGCGTGCGGCCAGTGGAGTTTGAGAAGGTGAAGGTGTTCCTGTCCCAGGTCATCGAGTCACTGGACGTGGGGCCCAATGCCACCCGCGTGGGCGTGGTCAACTACGCCAGCTCCGTGAAGCAGGAGTTCCCGCTGCGGGCCCACGGTTCCAAGGCCACGCTGCTGCAGGCCGTGCGCCGCATCCAGCCGCTGTCCACGGGCACCATGACGGGCCTGGCCATCCAGTTCGCCATCACCAAGGCCTTAAGCGATGCTGAGGGCGGTCGCCCCAGCTCGCCGGACATCAGCAAG GTGGTCATCGTGGTGACGGACGGAAGGCCCCAGGACAGCGTGCGGGACGTGTCTGCGCGGGCCCGGGCCAGTGGCATCGAGCTGTTCGCCATCGGCGTAGGCCGCGTGGACAAGGCCACGCTGCAGCAGATCGCCAGCGAGCCGCAGGACGAGCACGTCGACTACGTGGAGAGCTACAGCGTCATCGAGAAGCTGTCCAAGAAGTTCCAGGAGGCCTTCTGCT TGGTGTCAGACCTGTGTGCCACAGGTGACCATGATTGTGAGCAGGTGTGCCTCAGCTCCCCGGGCTCCTACACCTGCGCCTGCCGCGAGGGCTTCACCCTGAACAGTGATGGCAAGACCTGCAATG TCTGCAGCGGTGGAGGTGGCAGTTCGGCTACTGACCTGGTTTTCCTCATTGATGGATCCAAGAGTGTGCGGCCAGAGAACTTTGAGCTGGTGAAGAAGTTCATCAACCAGATTGTGGATACGCTGGATGTGTCGGACAAGCTGGCCCAAGTGGGGCTGGTGCAGTACTCAAGCTCTGTGCGCCAGGAGTTCCCACTGGGCCGCTTCCACACCAAGAAGGACATCAAGGCAGCTGTGCGGAACATGTCCTACATGGAGAAGGGCACCATGACCGGGGCTGCCCTCAAGTACCTCATCGACAATTCCTTCAGTGTGTCCAGCGGGGCCAGGCCTGGTGCCCAGAAGGTGGGCATTGTCTTCACTGATGGTCGGAGCCAGGACTACATTAATGATGCTGCCAAGAAAGCCAAGGACCTTG GCTTtaagatgtttgctgtgggtgtgGGCAATGCTGTGGAGGATGAGCTGAGGGAAATTGCCTCGGAGCCTGTGGCAGAGCACTATTTCTACACGGCTGACTTCAAGACCATCAACCAGATTGGCAAGAAGTTGCAGAAGAAGATCTGTGTGG AGGAAGACCTGTGTGCCTGTGAGTCCATCGTGAAATTCCAGATCAAAGTGGAGGGGCTGCTGCAGGCCCTGACCAGGAAGC TGGAAGCTGTGAGTAAGCGGCTGGCCATCCTGGAGAACAGAATCGTCTAA